A window from Micromonospora profundi encodes these proteins:
- a CDS encoding TetR/AcrR family transcriptional regulator, with translation MSSAPAFKRLPRAVREQQMLDAAVKVFSRRGFHHASMDEIAEYAGISKPMVYAYLGTKEELFVACLHREGTRMMQAIAGAAAPDLPADVRLWRGLRAFFGFVGAHRDGWAVLYRQARGEQPFAGELATMRTRLVEVVAEMLDHALRAEGHEVGAVDLEVVAYALVGATESLADWLADRPEADPEKTATRMMNVAWLGAAQLLHGVTWRPPE, from the coding sequence GTGTCCTCAGCTCCCGCCTTCAAGCGCCTGCCGCGTGCCGTCCGCGAGCAGCAGATGCTCGACGCGGCAGTGAAGGTCTTCTCCCGGCGCGGCTTCCACCACGCCAGCATGGACGAGATCGCGGAGTACGCGGGCATCTCCAAACCGATGGTCTACGCGTACCTCGGGACCAAGGAGGAACTGTTCGTCGCCTGTCTGCACCGCGAGGGCACCCGGATGATGCAGGCCATCGCCGGTGCCGCCGCCCCCGACCTGCCGGCGGACGTTCGGCTCTGGCGCGGTCTGCGGGCGTTCTTCGGCTTCGTGGGCGCGCATCGCGACGGCTGGGCGGTGCTCTACCGGCAGGCCCGGGGCGAGCAGCCGTTCGCCGGCGAGTTGGCCACGATGCGGACCCGGCTCGTCGAGGTGGTCGCCGAGATGCTCGACCACGCGCTGCGCGCGGAGGGGCACGAGGTCGGCGCCGTCGACCTGGAAGTCGTCGCGTACGCGCTGGTGGGGGCCACCGAGTCGCTTGCCGACTGGCTCGCCGACCGTCCGGAGGCCGACCCGGAGAAGACCGCAACCCGGATGATGAACGTGGCCTGGCTCGGCGCCGCCCAACTCCTGCACGGCGTCACTTGGCGGCCGCCGGAGTGA
- a CDS encoding NUDIX hydrolase, whose amino-acid sequence MNEQEFLEAYDPRAYPSVAVTVDVVALTIRDGALHLLLIQRGQPPFEGHWALPGGFVQPDEDLAAGARRELAEETGLGGEGLRRVHLEQLGSYGAPDRDPRMRVVSVAHLAFAPDLPDPAAGSDADAATWLPVTALTSRQLAFDHGRIIDDALERARSKLEYTPLATRFLAAEFTISELRAVYETVWGHPLHAGNFHRKVLSVPGFVESTGASTERGGSRGGPRARLYRAGDARLLHPALLRPAREETVR is encoded by the coding sequence ATGAACGAGCAGGAGTTCCTGGAGGCGTACGACCCCCGGGCCTACCCGTCGGTCGCCGTGACCGTCGACGTGGTAGCGCTGACCATCCGCGACGGCGCGCTGCACCTCTTGCTGATCCAGCGGGGCCAGCCACCCTTCGAGGGGCACTGGGCGCTGCCCGGCGGCTTCGTCCAACCCGACGAGGACCTCGCCGCCGGTGCCCGACGTGAGCTGGCCGAGGAGACCGGGCTCGGCGGCGAGGGGCTGCGCCGCGTACACCTGGAGCAGTTGGGCAGCTACGGCGCTCCCGACCGCGACCCGCGGATGCGCGTCGTCTCGGTCGCCCACCTCGCGTTCGCCCCCGACCTGCCCGACCCGGCCGCCGGCAGCGACGCCGACGCGGCGACCTGGCTGCCGGTGACCGCCCTGACCAGCCGGCAGCTCGCCTTCGACCACGGCCGGATCATCGACGACGCGCTTGAGCGCGCCCGCTCCAAGCTCGAATACACCCCACTCGCCACGCGCTTCCTCGCCGCCGAGTTCACCATCAGCGAGCTACGCGCCGTCTACGAGACGGTCTGGGGTCACCCCCTGCACGCCGGCAACTTCCACCGCAAGGTGCTGTCCGTGCCGGGCTTCGTGGAAAGCACCGGCGCCAGCACCGAGCGCGGCGGCTCGCGGGGTGGCCCCCGCGCCCGGCTCTACCGGGCCGGCGACGCCCGGCTGCTGCACCCCGCGCTGCTGCGCCCCGCCCGCGAGGAGACGGTGCGATGA
- a CDS encoding MaoC family dehydratase: protein MAAGTDATRDLSGAQPANRTRERIELPRMPAAGPLYRRALLGALPGLGKGRRGNDLPAAELAVDGVSVDRTHLADYDRVCGFRLTDQLPATFPHVMGFPLSLRLMTAPDFPLPLTGLVHIDNRITVHRPITADEAIDFTTYAQDLRPHDRGRQLDVVLVGSVDGEEVWRGVSTYLGREPTAGGGERRDRSGRTEVPAGTARWRVEPRVGTEYARVSGDHNPIHTSVLGARLFGFRRPIAHGMWSKARCLAALENRLPDAYTVEVAFKLPVSLPSTVSFALLPDGGFALHDSRGRPHLVGLLR, encoded by the coding sequence CTGGCCGCCGGAACCGACGCGACCCGCGACCTCTCCGGCGCGCAACCGGCCAACCGCACCCGGGAGCGCATCGAACTGCCCCGGATGCCGGCGGCCGGACCGCTGTACCGGCGGGCGTTGCTCGGTGCGCTGCCGGGCCTCGGCAAGGGGCGGCGCGGGAACGACCTGCCGGCGGCCGAGCTGGCAGTGGACGGCGTGAGCGTCGACAGGACGCACCTTGCCGACTACGACCGGGTCTGCGGGTTCCGGCTCACCGATCAGCTCCCCGCGACGTTTCCGCACGTCATGGGCTTTCCACTGAGCCTGCGGCTGATGACCGCGCCGGACTTTCCCCTCCCGCTGACCGGCCTGGTGCACATCGACAACCGGATCACAGTGCACCGCCCGATCACCGCCGACGAGGCCATCGACTTCACGACGTACGCCCAGGATCTGCGCCCGCACGACCGGGGGCGGCAACTGGACGTGGTGCTTGTCGGCTCGGTGGACGGGGAGGAGGTCTGGCGCGGCGTCTCCACGTACCTGGGTCGGGAGCCCACGGCCGGCGGCGGTGAGCGGCGCGACCGGAGCGGGCGCACCGAGGTGCCCGCCGGTACGGCCCGCTGGCGTGTCGAACCCCGGGTCGGCACCGAGTACGCGCGGGTCTCCGGGGACCACAACCCGATCCACACGTCAGTGCTCGGGGCGCGGCTGTTCGGGTTCCGCCGGCCGATCGCGCACGGCATGTGGAGCAAGGCGCGATGCCTCGCAGCGCTGGAAAACCGGCTGCCTGACGCCTACACGGTCGAGGTCGCCTTCAAGCTGCCGGTGTCGTTGCCGAGCACCGTGAGCTTCGCGCTGCTGCCGGACGGCGGGTTCGCCCTGCACGACTCGCGTGGCCGACCGCACCTGGTGGGCCTCCTGCGCTGA
- a CDS encoding acyl-CoA dehydrogenase family protein, whose product MAEFSLDLNEEQRDLRDWVHGFAAEVVRPAAAEWDEREETPWPVIQEAAKVGLYGFEFLATCWADPTGLSLPIASEELFWGDAGIGLSIFGTSLAVAAIYGAGTPDQLVEWVPQCFGDVDSPAVAAFCTSEPEAGSDVGAMRTRAVYDEATDEWVLSGQKAYATNGGIAGVHVVTASVDPTLGSRGQAAFVVPPGTPGLTATRKLRKLGLRASHTADVFLDDVRVPGRCLLGGRDALLQRLDRARSGQRSTGQAAMRTFELSRPTVGAQALGVARAAYEYALDYAKDRVQFGRPIIENQAVAFALADMRMEIDAARLLVWRASWMGRNNRPFTAGEGSMSKLKAGEVAVSVTEKAVQLLGGAGFLRDHPVERWYRDAKIYTIFEGTSEIQRLVISRAISGMQIR is encoded by the coding sequence ATGGCCGAGTTCTCGCTAGACCTGAATGAGGAACAGCGGGACCTGCGGGACTGGGTGCACGGCTTCGCCGCCGAGGTCGTGCGCCCGGCCGCCGCCGAGTGGGACGAGCGCGAGGAAACCCCGTGGCCGGTGATCCAGGAAGCCGCAAAGGTCGGCCTCTACGGCTTCGAGTTCCTCGCCACCTGCTGGGCCGATCCGACCGGGCTCTCCCTGCCGATTGCCAGCGAGGAACTCTTCTGGGGTGACGCCGGCATCGGGCTGAGCATCTTCGGCACCTCGCTCGCCGTCGCCGCCATCTACGGCGCCGGCACCCCCGACCAACTTGTCGAATGGGTGCCGCAGTGCTTCGGCGACGTCGACTCGCCGGCCGTCGCCGCGTTCTGCACGAGCGAACCGGAGGCCGGCTCCGACGTCGGCGCCATGCGCACCCGGGCCGTATACGACGAGGCCACCGACGAGTGGGTGCTCTCCGGGCAGAAGGCGTACGCCACGAACGGCGGCATCGCCGGAGTGCACGTCGTCACCGCCTCGGTCGACCCCACACTCGGCTCCCGCGGCCAGGCCGCATTCGTCGTACCGCCCGGCACCCCCGGCCTGACCGCAACCCGCAAGCTGCGCAAACTCGGCCTCCGCGCCTCGCACACCGCCGACGTCTTCCTCGACGACGTACGGGTGCCCGGCCGGTGCCTGCTCGGCGGTCGGGACGCGCTGCTGCAACGACTCGACCGGGCACGCTCCGGACAGCGATCCACCGGGCAGGCCGCCATGCGCACCTTCGAGCTGTCCCGACCGACGGTGGGCGCGCAGGCGCTCGGCGTGGCCCGGGCCGCCTACGAGTACGCGCTGGACTACGCCAAGGACCGCGTCCAGTTCGGCAGACCGATCATCGAGAACCAGGCGGTGGCGTTCGCGCTGGCCGACATGCGGATGGAGATCGACGCGGCACGGCTGCTGGTCTGGCGTGCCTCCTGGATGGGCCGCAACAACCGCCCGTTCACCGCCGGTGAGGGCTCGATGTCCAAGCTCAAGGCCGGTGAGGTCGCGGTGTCGGTCACCGAGAAGGCCGTACAGTTGCTCGGTGGGGCCGGTTTCCTGCGCGACCATCCGGTGGAGCGCTGGTACCGGGACGCGAAGATCTACACCATCTTCGAGGGCACCTCAGAGATTCAGCGACTGGTAATCTCCCGCGCGATCTCCGGGATGCAGATCCGCTGA
- a CDS encoding 3-oxoacyl-ACP reductase, translated as MSDRYASFVQSAAGRALVKRLGLPDPPRLRRHHPGDPLLPGPLLLGAATGGRLAEPIAKILASAGVELADQATAAHSDTPQRYGALVFDATGITDSTDLRQLYDFFHPQARAVLPSGRVIVLGTPPSECPTPREATAQRALEGLVRSIGKEFGRGTTAQLVYVTGDASAPGTRTSLESTLRFLLSGRSAYVSGQVIRVGDGTASAPADWDRPLDGQVVLVTGAARGIGAALARVLARDGAQVVALDIPAAGDALAAVANDIGGTAVQLDLTAPDAPTRLADHLASRHGRVDVVVHNAGITRDKTLGRMDADRWDQVIDVNLSSQERINDVLLERELIPAGGRIVSVSSIAGIAGNRGQTNYATSKAGVIGLVDSLAPALHERGISVNAVAPGFIETRLTARIPLVVREAGRRMNSLSQGGLPVDVAEAIGWLAWPASGAVSGNVVRVCGQSLLGA; from the coding sequence ATGAGCGACAGGTACGCGAGCTTCGTCCAATCAGCCGCCGGCCGCGCGCTGGTCAAGCGTCTCGGGCTGCCCGACCCGCCGCGACTGCGCCGACACCACCCCGGCGATCCGCTGCTGCCCGGGCCGTTGCTGCTCGGCGCGGCCACCGGCGGGCGACTCGCCGAGCCGATCGCCAAGATCCTGGCATCCGCCGGGGTCGAGCTGGCCGACCAGGCCACCGCCGCCCACAGCGACACCCCGCAGCGGTACGGGGCGCTGGTCTTCGACGCCACCGGGATCACCGACTCGACCGACCTTCGCCAGCTGTACGACTTCTTCCACCCGCAGGCCCGGGCCGTGCTGCCCAGCGGTCGGGTGATCGTGCTCGGCACCCCGCCATCGGAGTGCCCGACGCCGCGCGAGGCCACGGCCCAACGCGCTCTGGAGGGGTTGGTCCGCAGCATCGGCAAGGAGTTCGGCAGGGGCACCACCGCACAGCTCGTCTACGTGACAGGCGACGCCAGCGCCCCCGGGACCCGTACCAGCCTCGAATCGACACTGCGGTTCCTGCTGTCCGGCCGCTCCGCGTACGTCTCGGGGCAGGTCATCCGGGTTGGCGACGGCACGGCGAGCGCCCCGGCGGACTGGGATCGTCCCCTGGACGGGCAGGTCGTGCTCGTGACCGGCGCGGCCCGGGGCATCGGCGCGGCGCTGGCCCGGGTCCTGGCCCGCGACGGCGCGCAGGTGGTGGCGCTGGACATCCCGGCCGCCGGGGATGCCCTGGCCGCCGTGGCGAACGACATCGGCGGTACGGCAGTGCAGCTCGACCTGACCGCGCCGGACGCCCCGACCCGGCTCGCCGACCACCTGGCCAGCCGCCACGGTCGGGTCGACGTGGTGGTGCACAACGCGGGAATCACCCGGGACAAGACGCTCGGCCGGATGGACGCCGACCGGTGGGACCAGGTGATCGACGTGAACCTCTCCAGCCAGGAGCGGATCAACGACGTCCTACTGGAACGGGAGCTGATCCCGGCCGGCGGGCGGATCGTGTCGGTCTCGTCGATCGCCGGGATCGCCGGCAACCGGGGGCAGACCAACTACGCCACCAGCAAGGCCGGCGTGATCGGGCTTGTCGACTCGCTCGCCCCGGCTCTGCACGAGCGGGGGATCAGCGTCAACGCGGTGGCCCCCGGCTTCATCGAGACCCGCCTGACGGCGCGCATCCCGCTTGTCGTCCGTGAGGCGGGCCGGCGGATGAACAGCCTGTCGCAGGGCGGGTTGCCGGTCGACGTGGCGGAGGCGATCGGCTGGTTGGCGTGGCCGGCGTCCGGCGCGGTCAGCGGCAACGTCGTACGCGTCTGCGGCCAGAGCCTGCTGGGGGCGTGA
- a CDS encoding adenylosuccinate synthetase, with product MRHVAVVDLGYGDAGKGTVVDWLCATRPVHTVVRFNGGAQAAHNVVLRDGRHHTFAQFGAGTFHPGVRTHLSRHVVVDPLALAAEADHLATVGVPDALDRLTVDGSALLATPYHRAANRAREIARGADRHGSCGLGVGEAVAYGLAHPDDAPRVADCRSPALLRRRLTVLRDRLTAELGPLDAPPVEDCLPAFTGFAGRVAIVDGSWLAGALRSGTCVFEGAQGVLLDEWHGFHPYTTWSTTTFTNVDGLLAEAGLPGEVARLGVLRIVTTRHGAGPLVTEDQALPFTDRHNATNPWQGRFRFGHFDAVAHRYALAAAGGVDGLALTHLDLAGPGLRICRRYDTTDRITPGPPGDLDRQAALTARLLRSRPVYDDPPSDWPEAVRAELGAPVVLTSHGPTAGDKTPHGPLLAAPALARSV from the coding sequence GTGAGGCACGTGGCGGTGGTCGACCTCGGCTATGGCGACGCTGGCAAGGGCACTGTCGTGGACTGGCTCTGCGCCACCCGACCCGTGCACACGGTCGTCCGCTTCAACGGGGGCGCGCAGGCGGCGCACAACGTCGTGCTGCGCGACGGGCGGCACCACACGTTCGCACAGTTCGGCGCCGGCACCTTCCACCCCGGCGTGCGTACGCACCTGTCGCGGCACGTGGTGGTGGACCCGCTGGCGCTGGCCGCCGAGGCCGACCATCTCGCCACTGTCGGGGTGCCCGACGCGCTGGACAGGTTGACAGTGGACGGGTCGGCACTGCTCGCCACCCCGTACCACCGGGCCGCCAACCGGGCCCGGGAGATCGCCCGGGGAGCCGACCGGCACGGCTCCTGCGGGCTGGGTGTGGGCGAGGCCGTCGCGTACGGTCTCGCCCACCCCGACGACGCGCCACGGGTCGCCGACTGCCGCAGCCCAGCGCTGCTGCGCCGTCGGCTGACCGTCCTGCGGGACCGGCTCACCGCCGAACTCGGCCCGCTGGACGCCCCGCCGGTCGAGGACTGCCTGCCCGCGTTCACCGGGTTCGCCGGCCGGGTCGCGATCGTCGACGGCAGCTGGCTCGCCGGGGCGCTGCGCTCCGGGACGTGCGTCTTCGAGGGTGCACAGGGGGTGCTGCTGGACGAGTGGCACGGCTTCCACCCGTACACGACGTGGAGCACCACCACGTTCACAAACGTCGACGGCCTGCTCGCCGAGGCGGGCCTGCCCGGCGAGGTGGCCCGGCTCGGGGTGCTGCGGATCGTCACCACCCGGCACGGGGCCGGCCCGCTGGTGACCGAGGACCAGGCGCTGCCGTTCACCGACCGGCACAACGCCACGAACCCGTGGCAGGGCCGGTTCCGGTTCGGCCACTTCGACGCTGTCGCCCACCGGTACGCCCTCGCGGCAGCCGGCGGCGTCGACGGCCTCGCGCTCACCCACCTCGACCTCGCCGGCCCCGGCCTGCGGATCTGCCGCCGCTACGACACCACCGACCGGATCACCCCGGGCCCGCCCGGTGACCTGGACCGGCAGGCCGCGCTCACCGCCCGCCTGCTGCGCTCCCGCCCGGTGTACGACGATCCACCGTCGGACTGGCCGGAGGCGGTACGCGCCGAGCTGGGCGCGCCCGTGGTGCTGACCTCTCACGGCCCCACCGCCGGGGACAAGACACCGCACGGGCCGCTGCTCGCGGCACCGGCCCTGGCCCGGTCGGTCTGA
- a CDS encoding DedA family protein has protein sequence MEALLDLLRGTVTSPWVYLVIFGLTAVDAFFPAVPGEAAVITAAVLAADGGHPDLTLVIVSAALGALIGDHISYAIGRGGGANRLAHLPDGSRRRAGSEWARRAVDRRGGIILTTSRYVPGGRTAVTLTMGAVRYPRRAFLLYDSIAAVTWALYCGLLGYFGGLAFERDPLKGVLAGIGLSLIVTFGLEGVRWLRRRAHRRAAAGR, from the coding sequence ATGGAAGCCCTGCTCGACCTTCTCCGTGGGACCGTCACGTCACCGTGGGTGTACCTGGTGATCTTCGGCCTCACCGCGGTCGACGCGTTCTTCCCCGCGGTGCCGGGCGAGGCGGCGGTGATCACCGCGGCGGTGCTCGCCGCCGACGGCGGGCACCCCGATCTGACTCTGGTGATCGTCAGCGCCGCCCTCGGCGCGCTGATCGGCGACCACATCTCGTATGCCATCGGGCGGGGCGGCGGCGCGAACCGGCTGGCCCACCTACCGGATGGCAGTCGCCGGCGGGCCGGCTCCGAGTGGGCTCGCCGCGCCGTTGACAGGCGCGGCGGGATAATCCTGACCACCAGCCGGTACGTGCCCGGCGGCCGGACGGCCGTCACCCTCACCATGGGCGCGGTGCGCTATCCCCGCCGGGCGTTTCTGCTGTACGACAGCATCGCGGCGGTCACCTGGGCGCTGTACTGCGGCCTGCTCGGCTACTTCGGTGGGCTGGCCTTCGAGCGTGACCCGCTGAAGGGCGTCCTGGCCGGCATCGGGCTCTCGCTGATCGTCACGTTCGGTCTGGAAGGTGTGCGATGGCTGCGCCGTCGGGCGCACCGCCGCGCCGCAGCCGGCCGCTGA
- a CDS encoding SCP2 sterol-binding domain-containing protein, with protein sequence MTDFDPATFANVGPKEFAQLVKSTPDDKIAQVMSGDMRGKILGEVFNRMPSLFRADRAGSTNAVIHWIVTGRPDGGSDTYEVVIADGKCHVNETPQHDPKLALTMGPVEFLKIVSGGANPVMMFMTGKLKAKGDLGLAANIANLFDIPKA encoded by the coding sequence ATGACTGACTTCGACCCGGCCACCTTCGCCAACGTCGGCCCCAAGGAGTTCGCCCAGCTGGTCAAGTCCACCCCGGACGACAAGATCGCCCAGGTGATGTCCGGTGACATGCGTGGGAAGATCCTCGGCGAGGTGTTCAACCGGATGCCGTCGCTGTTCCGCGCCGACCGGGCCGGCTCCACGAACGCCGTCATCCACTGGATCGTCACCGGTCGCCCGGACGGCGGCAGCGACACCTACGAGGTGGTCATCGCCGACGGCAAGTGCCACGTGAACGAGACCCCGCAGCACGACCCGAAGCTTGCCCTCACCATGGGCCCGGTGGAGTTCCTGAAGATCGTCTCCGGTGGCGCCAACCCGGTCATGATGTTCATGACCGGCAAGCTGAAGGCGAAGGGCGACCTCGGTCTCGCCGCCAACATCGCCAACCTGTTCGACATCCCCAAGGCCTGA
- a CDS encoding serine/threonine protein kinase produces the protein MRTAEAIGLVTAARTDTDLFGTDQPARRYRELVAALHPDRLTADPAVRAEALDAFIHVTTRWQARQVTVLGDYRLGALAHSGDLADLYDVGDDRLLKLPRRPTDNDLMAREAHALHTIAERGDPRYLPYVPRLVDEFRHSDAATGAERRINVLATAPGLHDLDAVRRAYPDGLDARDVAWMWRRLLVALGLAHRAGVVHGAVLPRHVLIEPAAHGVVLVDWCFSAPVGSTIPAMVPGYQDWYPPEVFQKRQCGPGTDIWMATRCMTSLLNRHAPRELLAFAQGCRQRFLKDRPDDAWRLLREFDNVLGRLYGPRTFRPFTLTP, from the coding sequence ATGAGGACCGCGGAGGCCATCGGCCTGGTCACTGCCGCCCGCACCGACACCGACCTGTTCGGCACGGACCAGCCGGCCAGGCGCTACCGCGAGCTGGTCGCGGCCCTGCACCCCGACCGCCTGACGGCCGACCCGGCGGTACGCGCCGAAGCCCTCGACGCGTTCATCCACGTCACCACCCGGTGGCAGGCCCGGCAGGTCACAGTCCTCGGCGACTACCGCCTCGGCGCGCTTGCCCACTCCGGTGACCTTGCCGACCTCTACGACGTCGGAGACGACAGGCTGCTCAAGCTGCCCCGGCGGCCCACCGACAACGACCTCATGGCCCGCGAGGCACACGCCCTGCACACCATCGCCGAACGCGGCGACCCGCGCTACCTGCCGTACGTGCCCCGACTCGTCGACGAGTTCCGGCACTCCGACGCCGCGACCGGCGCCGAACGGCGGATCAACGTGCTCGCCACCGCGCCCGGCCTGCACGACCTCGACGCGGTGCGGCGCGCGTACCCCGACGGGCTGGACGCCCGCGACGTGGCCTGGATGTGGCGGCGGCTGCTCGTGGCACTCGGCCTGGCCCACCGGGCCGGCGTGGTGCACGGCGCGGTCCTGCCGCGACACGTGCTGATCGAGCCGGCCGCCCACGGCGTGGTGCTCGTCGACTGGTGCTTCTCCGCGCCCGTCGGCAGCACGATCCCGGCCATGGTGCCCGGCTACCAGGACTGGTATCCGCCGGAGGTCTTCCAGAAGCGGCAGTGCGGGCCGGGCACCGACATCTGGATGGCGACCCGCTGCATGACCTCGCTGCTGAACCGCCACGCGCCGCGCGAGCTGCTCGCCTTCGCCCAGGGCTGCCGGCAGCGGTTCCTCAAGGACCGGCCCGACGACGCGTGGCGCCTGCTACGCGAATTCGACAACGTGCTGGGCCGGCTCTACGGGCCACGCACCTTCCGCCCCTTCACCCTCACCCCCTAA